Below is a window of Deltaproteobacteria bacterium DNA.
GACTCGGGCAAACTGGCGGAATTGGCCACCATGGTCGCCGATGTGGTGGCCGAGGGACACAAGGCGCTGATTTTTTCGCAATTCACCCGTTTTCTGGCGCATATCCGCAAAAAGCTCAGGGAAATTGGCGTGGAACACGAATATTTGGACGGTCGCACCCCTCTCAAAACCCGGGAAAAACGGGTCGCCTCCTTCCAGAGCCCGGATGGGCCGCCGGTGTTCTGTATCAGCCTCAAGGCTGGAGGCGTGGGGCTCAACCTGACCGCCGCCGACTACGTTTTTATCATGGATCCGTGGTGGAATCCGGCCGTGGAGGCCCAGGCCGTGAACCGGGCGCACCGCATCGGCCAGGACAAGACGGTTTTTGCCTACCGCCTGATCAGCCAGGCCAGCATCGA
It encodes the following:
- a CDS encoding DEAD/DEAH box helicase, which produces DSGKLAELATMVADVVAEGHKALIFSQFTRFLAHIRKKLREIGVEHEYLDGRTPLKTREKRVASFQSPDGPPVFCISLKAGGVGLNLTAADYVFIMDPWWNPAVEAQAVNRAHRIGQDKTVFAYRLISQASIDEKVLDLQREKKDLADALLDGATTSIGALTREDLEMLLA